The following are encoded together in the Pedobacter steynii genome:
- a CDS encoding aminotransferase class III-fold pyridoxal phosphate-dependent enzyme has product MILSEKDLKETLNTFYKLDAEVKKIAGYEEQNFLLNTNTGLKLICKVNPAPYDEHYLDAQLKALQFLSATPLAARVQSVVANLEGQAITKTEINGHLYCIRVLSFLEGTFLAELPVLTPELLTDLGSTLAKMDQELRTFNHPAVYRFNEWDLAYVLASKENLHFIKDHEKRRIAAYFLLQYEMEVVPLMYQLRTAVVHNDAHDLNVLADQDKVTGFIDFGDIAKTQLIHNIAITLTYVMFRQEQPLQAAVTVLKAYHQGYNLTEQELSVLYYLIGARLSLSVTQSASKRAQGDNEHHFVSENDAWKLLYQLLKINPVLAQNEFNLACGFPKVSPAKEELDHLLKIRKERIGANLSISYKKPLKIIKGAFQYLYDDQGDTFIDCVNNVSHVGHCHPVVVRAMQHQAAKLNTNTRYLHDSLLEYAKLITDSLPDPLSVCYFTNSGSEANDLAIRISRHYTRQKDVIVLDHAYHGTSTVAMELSPYKFDGPGGGGQPSHIHKAMNPDLYRGAYRYGDPQAGAKYALDVERLITALKTSDKGIAAFICETLLGVGGQIPLPPDYLKEVYRHVRAAGGLCIADEVQVGFGRIGDHFWGFELQNVVPDIVVLGKPIGNGHPMAAVVVTAEIAASFNNGMEYFNTFGGNPVSMETGIAVMKVIREEELQQQALETGNHLMVGLTKLMDNHPLIGEVRGHGLFVGVELVRDLLTLEPAVPEIDLIVEEMRNRGFLLSTDGPLHNVIKIKPPLVFSKENADDLVAHLDEVLYKIK; this is encoded by the coding sequence ATGATACTTTCTGAGAAAGACCTTAAAGAAACCCTGAATACATTTTATAAGCTTGATGCTGAGGTAAAGAAAATTGCCGGTTATGAAGAACAGAATTTTCTGCTGAATACCAATACGGGATTGAAGTTGATTTGTAAAGTAAATCCTGCCCCCTATGATGAACACTACCTGGACGCACAGCTGAAAGCCCTGCAGTTTTTGTCGGCAACACCATTGGCTGCCAGGGTGCAGTCTGTTGTTGCCAACCTGGAAGGACAGGCGATCACCAAAACTGAAATAAACGGACATCTCTACTGCATCAGGGTATTGTCTTTTCTGGAAGGCACTTTTCTCGCTGAGCTTCCTGTTTTAACGCCTGAACTGTTAACCGACTTAGGGAGTACCCTCGCAAAAATGGACCAGGAACTAAGAACTTTTAACCATCCGGCTGTGTACCGATTTAATGAATGGGATCTGGCCTATGTGCTGGCATCCAAAGAAAACCTTCATTTTATTAAAGATCATGAAAAGAGGCGGATTGCGGCTTACTTCCTGCTTCAGTATGAAATGGAAGTGGTACCATTGATGTACCAGTTGAGAACGGCAGTAGTCCATAATGATGCCCATGACCTGAATGTACTAGCTGATCAGGATAAAGTAACGGGATTTATAGATTTTGGGGATATTGCCAAAACACAACTGATCCATAATATTGCGATTACCCTTACCTATGTCATGTTCCGGCAGGAACAGCCTTTACAGGCAGCTGTAACGGTACTGAAAGCCTACCATCAGGGATACAATTTGACAGAACAGGAGCTTTCTGTTCTTTATTATCTGATTGGGGCAAGGCTTAGTCTGAGTGTAACCCAGTCTGCCAGTAAAAGAGCACAGGGGGATAATGAGCATCATTTTGTATCAGAGAATGATGCCTGGAAGTTGTTATATCAGTTGCTGAAAATCAATCCGGTTCTTGCTCAGAATGAATTTAATCTCGCTTGCGGGTTCCCTAAAGTGAGCCCTGCGAAGGAAGAACTGGATCATCTTTTAAAAATAAGAAAAGAACGCATCGGAGCTAACCTGAGCATCAGCTATAAGAAACCTTTAAAAATCATTAAGGGGGCATTTCAATACCTGTATGATGATCAGGGAGATACTTTTATCGATTGTGTCAATAATGTCAGCCATGTCGGGCATTGCCATCCTGTTGTAGTACGGGCGATGCAGCATCAGGCAGCAAAGTTAAATACGAATACCAGATACCTTCATGATAGCTTACTGGAATATGCAAAGCTCATCACTGACAGCTTACCTGATCCGTTAAGTGTTTGTTATTTTACCAACTCGGGAAGTGAGGCGAACGACCTGGCGATTAGAATTAGCAGGCATTATACCCGGCAAAAAGATGTGATTGTGCTGGATCATGCTTATCATGGAACTTCGACTGTGGCGATGGAGCTGAGCCCTTATAAGTTCGACGGGCCGGGTGGAGGCGGACAACCTTCGCATATTCATAAAGCGATGAATCCCGATTTGTATCGTGGAGCTTACCGTTATGGAGATCCACAGGCCGGGGCAAAGTATGCCCTTGATGTAGAACGTTTAATAACAGCGCTTAAAACATCGGATAAGGGCATTGCAGCATTCATCTGTGAGACGCTGTTAGGTGTAGGCGGACAGATTCCTTTACCTCCGGATTACCTCAAAGAAGTATACCGGCATGTGAGAGCTGCGGGTGGACTTTGTATTGCGGATGAAGTGCAGGTTGGCTTTGGACGGATCGGTGATCATTTCTGGGGATTTGAACTTCAGAACGTTGTTCCGGACATCGTGGTATTGGGTAAACCGATCGGAAACGGGCATCCTATGGCTGCGGTAGTAGTTACTGCTGAAATTGCAGCTTCTTTTAACAATGGAATGGAATATTTCAATACTTTTGGGGGGAATCCGGTGTCTATGGAAACCGGAATTGCAGTGATGAAGGTGATTCGGGAAGAGGAGCTGCAGCAGCAGGCCCTGGAAACTGGAAACCACCTGATGGTGGGCCTGACCAAGCTGATGGACAATCACCCACTGATCGGAGAGGTCAGAGGACATGGCCTTTTTGTTGGGGTAGAGTTGGTCAGAGACCTTCTTACGCTGGAACCTGCTGTTCCTGAGATAGACCTGATTGTGGAAGAGATGAGGAACCGTGGATTTTTATTGAGCACAGACGGGCCTTTACATAATGTGATAAAAATCAAACCACCCTTGGTATTTTCCAAAGAGAATGCGGATGATTTAGTGGCCCATCTGGATGAGGTATTGTATAAAATTAAATAA
- a CDS encoding hybrid sensor histidine kinase/response regulator transcription factor, producing the protein MLKRLFFLISIVLVQLPVKGQELSFNQLMTKNGLSQNSIFAIAQDSQGFMWFGSRYGLNRYDGNRFRLYKSTTADTNTLSDDYINALFSDSKKELWVGTSNGLNRFDPKKNSFERIYLREGLINKSNTPIISIYEDRKGNLWVAAKNGLYLLSDRKTKKFSPARQLGLDKKIAGSEVQSLYEDSKGDFWIGTNNGLGRLRFSNNKLKILQFFTHAAGQPESLSDNSVTAITEDLEHNLWIGTENGGINLFHTTTNTFSRYLHQEGVKNSLVHNAVRKIIRNKKGQLCIGTQEGLSLFDPAKKTFQTYQHRTAVNQSLNQNSIYSLYEDHSGSLWIGTYYGGINVAYAHATNFKTFQYNEKQTGISHNVISSIIADQNENLWIGTEGGGLNYFDQQRRQFSSYKVKAADFSSLGSDLVKVIYKDRTGDIWVGTHGGGLNLFDPASHSFKRFLVTGKEIKTSRSEIVALLEDDRGALWIGSQTGIRIFNKSKTSLSPYPEIPAIRKIRDHNVKFLFEDSRKNIWIAATTGLYLLDANRQSLQSFKLPRGSNSVNNNANFINCIQEDKAGNIWIGLYYGGLSKYEISRKIFSKTYTTKDGLSHNNVVGILEDGKQQLWISTSNGLSRFNPKNQTFRTYTTSDGLAGDEFNYNSFFKTKAGEMYFGGYNGLTHFFPDQIEKNEEQASIAFTGLKLFNNPVSIHAADGLLKEDIGFTEKLVFHYGQNVFAIEFALLNYIKSNKNKYAYKLEGINEEWIESRSPVATYTNLPSGTYTLLVKGANNDGIWSETASMQIEILPPIWKTWWAYIFYAALLGLILFFITRFFYLRGLLLKDEELHQIKLNFFTNISHEIRTHLTLIMAPVEKLLEGRQSDNLIGQQLTSVKNNADRLLKLVSELMDFRKADTKNLKLRVAAYDLILFLKDIYAAFEDLSGKKNIHFSFNYDQEPLMLYFDKEQLEKVFFNLLSNAFKFTPDQGHIRINIQTEQNRVLISISDTGRGIAPQYLEQLFVNYFQVDDHSIQNTGYGIGLALAKNIIELHKGNIKVSSKPASEAEAGFTRFELQLLRGNAHFAAQQLSAPIQSQPSPTPTEDPARQIPEHQENPGPKSKEIKRPTVLIVEDNWELRALISSTLEPDYVVLVAENGLEGWNIATIEIPDLIISDVMMPEMDGFTLCNQLKSDERTSHIPVLLLTAKSDQTDQISGLSQGADIYLIKPFSTRILQLQVNNLLEAREKMRKKYSRELILEPNQVMVNPVNEQFLSRLIGIIEEHMEEENFGVDLLAEKIGMSQSVLYKKLKALTDLSVNDFSKSIRLKKAAQLLLQRHYTVYEVGYMVGFSDRKYFSREFKKQFGQTPSQYIEAGSMPVN; encoded by the coding sequence ATGTTAAAACGGCTATTTTTTTTAATCTCAATTGTCCTCGTACAATTGCCCGTAAAGGGACAGGAACTCAGCTTCAATCAGCTGATGACTAAAAATGGCTTGTCTCAGAATTCCATATTCGCCATTGCTCAGGACAGCCAGGGATTTATGTGGTTCGGATCCAGATATGGTCTCAACAGATACGATGGCAACCGGTTCAGGTTATATAAAAGCACGACAGCAGATACCAACACCCTTTCAGACGACTACATCAATGCTTTATTCAGCGATTCTAAAAAAGAACTTTGGGTAGGGACATCAAATGGATTGAACCGGTTTGATCCGAAGAAGAACAGCTTTGAACGGATATACCTGAGGGAGGGGCTGATCAATAAATCAAACACACCCATCATCTCCATATATGAAGACCGTAAAGGAAACCTATGGGTAGCGGCAAAAAACGGGCTTTATCTGTTATCTGACCGAAAGACAAAAAAGTTCAGTCCGGCCAGGCAACTAGGCCTTGACAAAAAAATTGCCGGTTCAGAAGTCCAGAGCTTATATGAAGACTCCAAAGGGGACTTCTGGATTGGAACCAACAATGGTTTGGGACGTCTTCGTTTCAGCAATAACAAGTTAAAAATTTTACAATTTTTTACACACGCTGCCGGGCAGCCTGAAAGTCTGAGCGACAATTCAGTGACTGCTATTACCGAAGATCTGGAACACAACCTTTGGATAGGCACGGAAAACGGAGGGATCAACCTCTTTCATACGACTACAAATACTTTCTCCAGATATCTTCATCAGGAAGGAGTAAAAAACAGCCTAGTGCACAATGCCGTTCGGAAGATCATCCGGAATAAAAAGGGGCAACTCTGCATCGGCACACAGGAAGGACTTAGCTTATTTGATCCGGCAAAAAAAACATTCCAGACCTATCAGCACCGTACCGCTGTTAACCAGAGTTTAAACCAGAACTCTATTTATAGTCTTTATGAAGACCACAGCGGATCACTATGGATTGGAACTTACTATGGAGGAATTAATGTGGCCTATGCACACGCAACTAATTTTAAGACCTTTCAATACAATGAAAAGCAGACCGGGATCAGTCATAATGTCATCAGCTCTATCATTGCAGACCAAAATGAAAACCTTTGGATAGGGACCGAGGGCGGAGGGCTGAATTATTTTGATCAGCAGCGCCGCCAGTTCAGCTCCTATAAAGTAAAAGCTGCCGACTTCTCCAGTTTGGGTTCGGATTTAGTGAAGGTCATTTACAAGGACCGGACCGGTGATATCTGGGTAGGCACACATGGTGGAGGGCTCAATCTCTTTGATCCGGCCAGTCATAGCTTCAAACGTTTTCTGGTTACGGGTAAGGAGATTAAAACCTCGCGTTCGGAGATCGTCGCTCTTCTGGAGGATGATCGTGGAGCCCTCTGGATTGGTAGCCAGACCGGAATCCGGATTTTCAATAAGAGCAAGACAAGCCTCAGCCCCTATCCCGAAATCCCTGCCATCCGCAAGATCAGAGACCACAACGTTAAATTCCTGTTTGAAGATTCCAGAAAGAACATCTGGATCGCCGCAACAACGGGTTTATACCTGCTTGATGCCAACCGTCAAAGCCTGCAGTCATTTAAATTACCAAGAGGAAGCAACAGTGTAAACAACAATGCCAATTTTATCAACTGTATTCAGGAAGATAAAGCAGGTAATATATGGATTGGCCTGTATTACGGCGGACTCAGTAAATATGAAATATCCAGGAAAATTTTCAGCAAGACCTATACCACTAAAGATGGCCTGAGCCATAACAATGTAGTAGGCATTCTGGAGGATGGGAAACAACAACTCTGGATCAGTACCTCAAATGGATTATCAAGGTTTAATCCAAAAAATCAGACTTTCCGTACTTATACCACCAGTGATGGGCTGGCAGGAGACGAGTTTAATTACAATTCGTTCTTTAAAACAAAGGCCGGAGAAATGTATTTTGGAGGATACAATGGGCTCACCCATTTTTTTCCTGATCAGATTGAGAAAAATGAGGAGCAGGCCAGCATTGCCTTTACCGGATTAAAGCTGTTCAATAATCCGGTCAGCATCCATGCTGCAGATGGCCTGTTGAAAGAAGATATCGGGTTTACAGAAAAGCTGGTTTTTCATTATGGCCAAAATGTTTTCGCCATTGAATTTGCTTTGCTCAACTATATTAAATCCAATAAAAACAAATATGCTTATAAACTGGAAGGCATAAATGAGGAATGGATAGAAAGCCGCAGCCCCGTCGCCACCTATACCAACCTTCCTTCGGGAACCTATACCCTATTGGTAAAAGGGGCTAATAATGATGGGATCTGGAGTGAAACTGCCAGCATGCAGATAGAGATTCTTCCTCCCATATGGAAAACCTGGTGGGCTTATATCTTTTATGCGGCTTTGCTGGGACTTATTCTATTTTTCATTACCCGATTTTTCTACCTGCGGGGTTTGTTATTAAAAGATGAAGAACTGCACCAGATCAAATTAAATTTTTTCACCAATATCTCCCATGAAATCAGAACCCACCTGACGCTCATCATGGCACCTGTAGAAAAGTTACTGGAAGGCAGGCAATCGGACAACCTGATCGGACAGCAGTTAACGAGTGTAAAGAATAATGCAGACAGGTTGTTAAAGCTGGTTAGTGAACTGATGGATTTCAGGAAGGCAGATACCAAAAATCTGAAGTTACGCGTGGCTGCTTATGATCTGATTCTATTCCTGAAGGACATATATGCGGCTTTCGAAGATTTATCCGGAAAAAAGAATATTCATTTCTCTTTCAATTATGATCAGGAGCCACTGATGCTGTATTTTGACAAAGAGCAACTGGAAAAGGTATTTTTCAATCTGCTTTCCAACGCTTTTAAGTTTACTCCTGATCAAGGGCATATCAGGATAAATATCCAGACGGAACAAAACCGGGTGCTGATCAGCATTAGTGACACGGGAAGAGGAATTGCACCACAGTATCTGGAGCAGTTGTTTGTTAACTATTTCCAGGTAGATGACCATAGCATCCAGAATACAGGTTATGGAATCGGACTGGCATTGGCCAAAAATATTATAGAACTGCATAAAGGAAATATTAAAGTAAGCAGCAAACCTGCCAGTGAGGCAGAAGCAGGCTTTACCCGCTTTGAGCTACAACTATTGCGTGGAAACGCTCATTTTGCAGCACAACAACTATCCGCTCCGATACAAAGCCAGCCCTCCCCGACGCCGACAGAGGACCCTGCCAGGCAGATACCAGAACACCAGGAAAACCCCGGCCCGAAATCAAAAGAAATCAAAAGACCTACCGTCCTGATTGTCGAAGACAATTGGGAACTCCGTGCATTGATCAGCAGCACACTGGAACCCGATTATGTGGTTCTTGTTGCGGAAAATGGATTGGAAGGATGGAATATCGCAACTATAGAAATTCCAGACCTGATCATCAGTGATGTAATGATGCCGGAAATGGACGGTTTTACGCTCTGTAATCAATTAAAATCCGACGAGCGGACTAGTCATATCCCCGTCCTGCTTTTAACTGCTAAGAGCGATCAAACCGATCAGATCAGCGGATTAAGTCAGGGGGCTGATATTTACCTGATCAAACCTTTCAGCACCAGAATACTGCAGCTTCAGGTAAACAACCTGCTGGAGGCAAGAGAAAAGATGCGGAAGAAGTACAGCAGGGAACTGATCCTGGAACCAAATCAGGTGATGGTTAATCCCGTCAATGAACAATTTCTTTCCAGATTGATCGGAATTATAGAGGAGCATATGGAAGAGGAAAATTTTGGGGTGGACCTTCTGGCAGAGAAGATCGGAATGAGTCAATCCGTATTGTATAAAAAGCTAAAAGCATTGACAGACCTTTCAGTAAATGATTTTTCCAAGTCTATCCGGCTAAAAAAAGCGGCCCAACTCCTCCTACAAAGGCATTATACGGTATATGAGGTGGGTTATATGGTTGGATTTTCAGATCGTAAGTATTTCAGCAGGGAGTTTAAGAAGCAGTTTGGACAAACCCCCTCTCAGTATATTGAGGCTGGTTCAATGCCTGTAAACTAG
- a CDS encoding DUF1338 domain-containing protein, with translation MEHKTLIEVLNGLLTRYKERVPDVAGIIDAMIAEGVINNFEEIENDHVAFRTLGVPHLGIASLEKIFLAYGYEKKSPYHFSEKKLDAYWYAPPSPEFPRIFISELIVTALSERAQRLIHKYTDVITADPVDALDLNNGAAVDRFLHSPLWETPTVEDYTELMAESEYAAWTIYNRYYLNHFTISIHNLKEGYNNLEAFDRFLLKHGFKLNDAGGEIKTSSDGALLQSSTVAELVEATFAEGKRKVIAGSYVEFAERKVLPEFAGIPAAELNNTHRREGFEAGNADKIFESTFLSQTSKK, from the coding sequence ATGGAGCATAAAACGCTGATTGAAGTATTAAACGGATTATTGACCAGATATAAAGAACGTGTACCTGATGTGGCAGGAATCATTGATGCGATGATTGCTGAAGGGGTCATCAACAATTTTGAGGAAATCGAAAATGACCATGTTGCCTTCCGGACCTTAGGTGTCCCTCATCTGGGGATTGCCTCTCTGGAAAAAATTTTCCTGGCTTATGGTTATGAGAAAAAAAGCCCTTATCATTTTTCAGAAAAGAAACTGGATGCGTATTGGTATGCACCCCCGTCCCCTGAATTCCCGCGTATTTTTATCAGTGAGCTGATCGTTACGGCGCTTTCTGAGCGGGCACAGCGCCTGATTCATAAATATACCGATGTGATAACAGCGGATCCTGTAGATGCGCTGGACCTGAATAATGGCGCTGCGGTAGACCGGTTTCTGCATAGCCCACTTTGGGAAACACCAACAGTAGAGGATTATACGGAACTGATGGCAGAGAGTGAATATGCAGCATGGACGATCTATAACCGCTATTACCTGAACCATTTTACCATCAGCATTCATAACCTGAAGGAAGGCTATAACAACCTGGAGGCATTTGACCGGTTCCTGTTAAAGCATGGATTTAAACTGAATGATGCAGGTGGAGAGATCAAAACCAGCAGCGATGGGGCATTGTTGCAAAGTTCTACAGTGGCAGAGCTGGTGGAAGCCACTTTTGCAGAAGGCAAAAGGAAAGTCATCGCGGGTTCTTATGTGGAGTTTGCAGAAAGAAAGGTATTGCCTGAATTTGCAGGAATTCCGGCAGCAGAACTTAACAATACACATAGAAGAGAAGGCTTTGAAGCGGGAAATGCAGATAAAATTTTTGAAAGCACTTTCCTCTCGCAAACCAGTAAGAAATAG
- a CDS encoding ferritin — MKDIIRVKSLLSTDVETLLNQQIKKEALSSSIYLSMASWCGRNGYDFSSDYFFKQAEEERVHQLKFYKYVLDMGGMAISPEVTNIKLEYNSFREVFEEALDQEISVTQSIKNIAARCHKEQDYVTLEFLNWFFKEQREEEYKARRALELFDVIGEEGTGRWQIDKNVGQIVYNEG, encoded by the coding sequence ATGAAAGATATCATTCGCGTAAAAAGCTTACTCTCCACAGATGTTGAGACGCTTTTAAACCAACAGATTAAAAAAGAAGCCCTATCTTCCTCAATCTATCTTTCCATGGCATCATGGTGCGGTCGCAACGGATACGATTTCTCCTCTGATTACTTCTTTAAGCAAGCTGAAGAAGAAAGAGTTCATCAGTTAAAATTTTATAAATATGTTCTTGATATGGGTGGAATGGCTATTTCGCCGGAAGTAACCAATATCAAGCTTGAATATAACTCTTTCCGTGAGGTGTTTGAAGAAGCATTAGATCAGGAGATCAGTGTTACCCAGTCGATTAAAAACATCGCTGCACGTTGCCATAAAGAACAGGATTATGTAACTCTTGAGTTCTTAAACTGGTTCTTCAAAGAACAACGTGAGGAAGAATACAAAGCCAGACGTGCGCTGGAACTATTCGACGTAATCGGAGAAGAAGGAACAGGAAGATGGCAGATCGATAAAAATGTAGGCCAGATCGTTTACAACGAGGGTTAA